Proteins from one Nicotiana tabacum cultivar K326 chromosome 23, ASM71507v2, whole genome shotgun sequence genomic window:
- the LOC107767344 gene encoding putative aspartic protease At2g35615: MEMNHKNSFTLLFFLAILAFSHLALVSCRKTKSNDDVKGFTLDLIHRDSPFSPLYNPSITPSRRLREAYHRSFSRATFFKAGTASERERPFIHQKEFQSDVIPIPGEYLMKFSIGTPPVETVAIADTGSDLTWIQCKPCADCFKQTAPLFDSRKSSTYKTVKCDTKACEIVGSTSCVRKNVCEYEMSYGDQSHSVGDVAFETFTFDTLNFPSKSDKRKISFPDVVFGCGHDNGGTFTNLTTGIVGLGGSNLSIVKQLEKEVVGSFSYCLIPLDLSSSSASNATSHISFGPLARVSGPKVVTTPIILKEPRTYYYINLESVSVGKKKLAFKSSRLSSFAADGELGNMIIDSGTTLTLLPSDFYENLESTLVDTIKGKRKEDPTGTFALCYESKNGVINAPEIVFHFTNADVGLLPTSTFAEIDEGLACLTIVPADEIAIFGNLAQVNYLIGYDLIHERLSFLPTDCTKH, encoded by the exons ATGGAGATGAATCACAAAAACTCTTTTACTCTCTTATTCTTTTTAGCCATTTTAGCTTTCTCTCATCTTGCTTTAGTTTCTTGTCGAAAAACCAAAAGCAACGATGATGTAAAAGGATTCACTCTTGATCTCATCCACCGCGATTCTCCTTTTTCTCCCTTGTACAACCCTTCTATCACCCCTTCCCGACGCCTTAGAGAAGCCTACCACAGGTCCTTTTCCCGTGCAACTTTTTTCAAAGCTGGCACCGCATCAGAGCGAGAGCGTCCCTTTATCCACCAAAAAGAATTTCAATCTGATGTCATTCCAATCCCCGGTGAATACCTAATGAAATTCTCAATTGGTACACCCCCCGTGGAAACCGTTGCGATTGCTGATACTGGCAGTGACTTGACATGGATACAATGCAAGCCTTGTGCCGATTGTTTTAAACAAACAGCACCCCTCTTTGATTCTAGAAAAAGCTCCACTTATAAAACCGTCAAGTGTGATACTAAGGCATGTGAGATAGTGGGGAGTACAAGTTGTGTTAGAAAAAATGTTTGTGAATATGAGATGAGCTATGGTGACCAATCACATAGTGTTGGTGATGTTGCTTTTGAGACCTTCACTTTTGATACCTTaaattttccttcaaaatctGACAAAAGGAAAATTTCTTTTCCTGATGTTGTATTTGGTTGTGGCCATGATAATGGTGGCACGTTCACAAATTTGACTACTGGGATCGTTGGATTAGGAGGTTCGAATCTCTCAATCGTTAAACAACTCGAAAAAGAAGTGGTTGGATCATTCTCTTATTGTTTAATCCCATTGGATTTATCATCTTCTTCTGCTTCTAATGCTACAAGTCATATTAGTTTTGGACCTTTAGCACGTGTTTCTGGACCTAAAGTTGTTACAACTCCTATAATTCTAAAGGAGCCCAGAACGTACTACTATATAAATCTTGAAAGTGTTAGTGTTGGGAAAAAGAAGTTGGCATTCAAGAGTTCGAGACTAAGTTCTTTTGCTGCTGATGGTGAATTAGGGAATATGATAATTGATTCTGGGACTACATTGACACTTCTCCCTAGTGATTTTTACGAGAATTTGGAATCAACATTGGTGGATACGATCAAAG GTAAGAGAAAGGAGGATCCAACCGGCACTTTTGCACTATGTTACGAGTCGAAAAATGGTGTTATTAATGCTCCTGAGATTGTGTTCCATTTCACGAATGCTGATGTTGGGTTGTTACCAACGAGTACATTTGCAGAAATTGATGAAGGTTTGGCTTGTTTGACAATTGTGCCAGCCGATGAAATTGCTATATTTGGAAACTTGGCGCAAGTGAATTACCTTATTGGATATGATCTTATACACGAGAGACTCTCTTTCTTGCCTACTGATTGTACCAAGCACTGA